The following proteins are encoded in a genomic region of Anabas testudineus chromosome 13, fAnaTes1.2, whole genome shotgun sequence:
- the ankk1 gene encoding ankyrin repeat and protein kinase domain-containing protein 1, translating to MDCFVGSLGQFRNFKKDDFETDWIKVAECRFGQVYQVKFKLWPEKCALKCFNTTFRSSDFYRRIIEEAPNIVKIRFKYIASIYGLCNEATSMVTEYMSNGSLNNLLASHNLMWPKKFQMIHETSMGMNFLHSMNPPLLHLNLKTSNILLDDNLHIKIADFGLIFWEEGMSKTLFLEHLTARGNISYIPPETFTQCPDPPGITFDVYSFGILMWEILSQQKPYPGCSVTTVLLQVSRGKRPCVDMIPEHRPRECDPMIKLMQQCWDQDHKKRPRFSDIARKTEALSEVLKIPGSIHSHANGDENQKSNNPSQDSPVHKITLPGMPDLPSDDQRSRNNILSLLSKKDFGSFRQSVKKEHIFTQFPEEKNLLHYTVASGDAESVQHVLSLGAEVNCATARGYTPLIIAVLHRLHDIISLLLEHGANTNQKDEDQWTALHFAAQNGDDRTVRLLLDKGAAADAKEKSGWLPLHLACQNGHETVVRLLLSRLSEEAVGEREEAQGRTPLHLASAYGHLHIAKLLLSMGADPNATDCSLSTALHLSAEEGHNRLVRHLVKSGVNIESADSRGYTPLHLAALKGHTGICRQLLSNRADPNSKTLQGWTPMHLAAVRGHEATVVQLESQGGCVNAAGQKGWTPLHLACHQNQPEVVAKLLAAKAEANVTEDSEGWTPLHVACSSVSFPSVLHLISHHADVNAVNSGKVSPLHLAAQHGCVPLVKALLENGADRTLLDSSGSTALDRAQKCKKWEVVRVLEEECQP from the exons ATGGATTGCTTTGTTGGATCCCTGGGACAGTTCAGGAACTTCAAGAAGGACGACTTTGAGACGGACTGGATAAAGGTGGCAGAATGCAGATTTGGTCAGGTGTACCAGGTGAAGTTCAAGCTCTGGCCAGAAAAATGTGCCCTGAAATGTTTCAACACAACTTTCCGTTCAAGCGACTTTTACAG GAGAATAATAGAAGAGGCGCCCAACATTGTCAAAATAAGATTCAAGTACATTGCGTCCATCTATGGATTGTGCAATGAAGCAACCTCCATGGTGACAGAGTACATGAGTAATGGATCACTGAACAACCTCCTAGCTAGTCACAATTTGATGTGGCCGAAGAAGTTTCAGATGATTCATgagacttcaatgggcatgaATTTCCTCCACAGCATGAATCCCCCACTACTCCATCTTAACCTCAAGACGTCCAACATCCTGCTAGATGATAATCTCCATATCAAG ATTGCTGATTTTGGTTTAATCTTCTGGGAAGAAGGCATGAGCAAAACGTTGTTCTTGGAGCATCTGACAGCAAGAGGCAACATAAGTTACATTCCTCCTGAGACGTTCACTCAGTGCCCTGATCCTCCAGGAATTACCTTTGATGTTTACAG CTTCGGGATTTTGATGTGGGAGATTCTGTCACAGCAGAAGCCGTACCCAG GGTGCAGTGTGACCACAGTGCTTCTGCAGGTGTCACGTGGTAAGAGACCCTGTGTGGACATGATACCCGAACACAGGCCCCGTGAGTGTGATCCGATGATCAAGCTCATGCAGCAGTGCTGGGACCAGGACCACAAGAAGAGGCCACGGTTCTCAG ACATTGCGAGGAAAACTGAAGCATTGAGTGAAGTCCTAAAGATCCCAGGATCAATCCACTCTCACGCAAACGGTGACGAGAACCAGAAATCAAATAATCCGTCGCAGGACTCCCCAGTACATAAA ATTACTTTGCCTGGGATGCCTGACCTTCCCTCAG ATGATCAACGTAGCAGGAACAAcattctctctctgctgtccaAAAAGGACTTTGGTAGTTTCAGACAGTCTGTTAAAAAAGAACATATATTCACACAGTTTCCAGAGGAAAAGAATCTGCTTCACTACACAGTAGCCAGCGGGGATGCAGAGAGTGTCCAGCATGTCCTGAGCCTGGGTGCTGAAGTCAACTGTGCCACTGCCAGGGGTTACACTCCTCTTATCATCGCTGTTCTGCACAG GCTTCATGACATCATCTCTTTGTTGCTTGAACATGGTGCCAATACCAACCAGAAGGATGAGGACCAGTGGACAGCCCTACATTTTGCTGCTCAGAATGGCGATGACAGAACCGTACGCCTCCTTTTGGACAAAGGAGCTGCGGCGGATGCCAAGGAAAAATCCGGTTGGCTGCCCCTCCACCTGGCCTGCCAGAACGGACACGAAACAGTGGTGCGCCTGCTGCTTTCACGGCTGTCAGAGGAAGCAGTAGGAGAACGGGAGGAAGCCCAAGGGAGGACACCACTCCACCTAGCCTCCGCCTATGGACATCTGCATATTGCTAAACTCCTCCTCTCTATGGGAGCAGATCCCAATGCCACTGACTGctctctctccactgctctccACTTATCAGCTGAGGAAGGTCACAACAGATTAGTCAGACACTTGGTGAAGAGTGGGGTGAATATTGAAAGTGCGGACAGCAGAGGATACACTCCACTTCACCTGGCTGCTCTGAAGGGTCACACAGGCATATGCAGACAGCTATTGTCAAATAGAGCCGACCCAAACTCCAAAACCCTTCAAGGCTGGACTCCCATGCACCTGGCTGCTGTAAGGGGACACGAAGCCACAGTGGTCCAGCTGGAGAGTCAGGGTGGTTGTGTAAACGCTGCAGGTCAAAAAGGATGGACCCCGCTCCACCTTGCCTGCCACCAAAACCAACCAGAAGTGGTTGCAAAGCTCCTTGCAGCCAAAGCAGAAGCAAATGTTACAGAGGACAGTGAGGGATGGACACCACTACATGTAGCCTGCTCCAGTGTCAGTTTTCCAAGTGTCCTCCACTTGATATCACATCATGCAGATGTCAATGCAGTAAATTCAGGAAAAGTGTCTCCACTACACCTGGCTGCCCAGCATGGCTGTGTTCCCCTGGTGAAGGCTCTACTGGAGAATGGAGCAGACAGGACCCTGCTGGACTCTTCTGGATCCACAGCTCTGGATAGAGCTCAAAAGTGTAAAAAATGGGAAGTGGTGCGAGTATTAGAGGAGGAGTGTCAACCATGA